The DNA segment TTGATGAGATGCCGATCTAGTTGCATATTGAGTATAATCATCAAATAGGGAGAGCACCGTCGATGGTGCCGGTAACAGAATGGCATCGATGGTAGAGAATCTCCAGGAGGCCTTCGCGGGAGAGTCCAAGGCCAATCGACTGTACCTTGCCTTCGCCCAGAAGGCGGAGGAGGAAGGGTTCCCACAAGTGGCGAAGCTGTTCCGGGCGGTCGCGGAGGCCGAGACGATACACGCGCTTATGCACCTTTCCGTCCTTAAGGGCGTGAGGTCTACCGCGGACAACCTCCGGCACTCGATCGATGAGGAGAGGTACGAGCACACCTCAATGTATCCAGGATTCATTGAGCAGGCCAAGAAGGACGGCGACATCAACGCCCTGCGCTCCTTCACACTCGCGAACAACGTGGAGAAGGTCCACGAAAAGCTGTACCTTTCTGCGGTTCACAGCGTCAGTGCGAACATGGACATCCCGGCGAAGAGGCTGTACCTGTGCCCCGTCTGCGGAAACATCGAGGAGTATGCACCGGATCGCTGCCCGGTGTGCGGAGCCTCTGGTTCTTCCTTCAAGGAAGTCCTTTGAGGTCCTAGGTGGTATGGTAACAGGCCAACCCCTCTTATCCTTCCATTTCCTTTCTGACCATGGTGTGAGGTATGTACGAGATCAGGTTCCACGGGCGGGGCGGGCAGGGTGCGGTCATGGCCGCACAGTCCCTTGCGGACGCAGCGGTGAGATCGGGCTTCCATGCGCAGGCCTTCCCCTATTTCGGGGCGGAGCGCAGGGGCGCGCCAGTTCAGGCGTACGCCCGCATCGACACCAAGAAGGTCCGCACCAAGAGCCAGGTGCACAACCCTGACCTGCTGGTGATCATGGACGAGTCGCTGTCGGACATGGCCGACATCGCCTCCGGCCTCAAGGTGGAAGGCAGGGTGGTCATGAACACCACCAAGCGCCCCGAGGAGGTGGACCTGGGTAAGGGAGTGGACGCAATATGCGGCACTGTGGACGCGTCGGCACTGGCGCTGGAAGTACTGAAGATGCCGGTCGTCAACACCTCCATGCTGGGCGCTGTGGCCAAGGTGTGGGACGTCGTTCCCCTGGAGAGCATCGTGGAGGCCATCGAGGACCGCTTCGGTGAGAAGCTGGGGGCAAGGGCGGGGATGCTCAACGGCGAGGCCGCACGGGCGGCCTACGACTCTACCGTCATCGGTCGCACACAGGGAAGGAAGGAGTACGGCAAGATCGCGGAATGGGCTCCAGAATGGAACGACATCCCCATCGGCAACTCGCTGAGGTCGGACACCTTCGAAGGTGTGGCCATAGGTCCCGCCTCCTCCTCCCAGAACCTCAC comes from the Methanomassiliicoccus sp. genome and includes:
- a CDS encoding rubrerythrin family protein; translated protein: MASMVENLQEAFAGESKANRLYLAFAQKAEEEGFPQVAKLFRAVAEAETIHALMHLSVLKGVRSTADNLRHSIDEERYEHTSMYPGFIEQAKKDGDINALRSFTLANNVEKVHEKLYLSAVHSVSANMDIPAKRLYLCPVCGNIEEYAPDRCPVCGASGSSFKEVL
- a CDS encoding 4Fe-4S binding protein, with the translated sequence MYEIRFHGRGGQGAVMAAQSLADAAVRSGFHAQAFPYFGAERRGAPVQAYARIDTKKVRTKSQVHNPDLLVIMDESLSDMADIASGLKVEGRVVMNTTKRPEEVDLGKGVDAICGTVDASALALEVLKMPVVNTSMLGAVAKVWDVVPLESIVEAIEDRFGEKLGARAGMLNGEAARAAYDSTVIGRTQGRKEYGKIAEWAPEWNDIPIGNSLRSDTFEGVAIGPASSSQNLTGRWKWSTPRYDKEKCIRCLRCWWSCPDSAVIRLDDDYMRWDMDHCKGCGICADICPVNAVEMVQGAHTW